In Polaribacter pacificus, the genomic window AAGTATACAGAACAATTTGATGCTGTTGTTTTAGAAAGCTTGGTGCTATCAAAAGCAGCAATTGAGGAGGCAAACAACCTAGTTTCTTCTGAGTTAAAAGCAGCAATTGAACTTGCAAAAAACAATATTACAAAGTTTCACGCAGCTCAAAAAACTGAGAAAGTTTTTGTAGAAACAACAGCAGGTGTTCAATGTTGGCAAGAAAAAAAGCCAATTTCTAAAGTGGGCTTGTACATACCTGGAGGATCAGCACCTTTGTTTTCTACGGTTTTAATGTTGGCGATTCCTGCACAATTGGCAGGATGTAAAGAGATTGTATTGTGTACTCCACCAAACAAAGAAGGGATGATTCACCCAGCAATCTTGTATGCTGCAAATTTATGTGGGGTTACAAAAATCTTTAAGGTAGGAGGTATTCAGGCCATTGCAGGGATGACCTTTGGTACAGAAAGCATTCCTAAGGTTTCTAAAATCTTTGGACCAGGAAATCAATATGTAACGGTAGCAAAGCAAATTGCGACCAAATACGGTGTGGCTATAGATATGCCAGCAGGACCTAGTGAGGTCTTGGTGGTTGCAGATGCCTCTGCAAATGCAGCTTTTGTGGCAGCAGATTTACTAAGCCAAGCAGAGCACGGAGCAGACAGTCAAGTAGTGTTGGTATCAGATGCCATGGAGATGATTACGGCTGTTCAGGCTGAATTGCAAGAGCAATTGTTAGCGCTACCTAGAAAAGAGATCGCTCAAAAAGCATTGGACAATTCTAAAGCCATTTTAATAGAAGATGTTGATGTTGCACTAGAACTAATCAATGATTATGCACCAGAACACTTAATTATTGCCACTAGAAACAATGACTTTTTTGTAGCTAATATAGAAAATGCAGGTTCCATTTTTATCGGCAATTATACACCAGAAAGTGCAGGCGATTACGCTTCAGGGACTAATCACACGTTGCCGACTAACGGATTTTCTAAGGCCTATTCTGGAGTTAATTTAGACAGTTTTCAGAAAAGCATTAGCTACCAAAAAATATCAAAAGAAGGCTTGCAAACGATTGGTTCTGCTATTGAGTTAATGGCAGCCGCAGAAGGGCTTCAAGCCCATAAAAATGCGGTTTCGATTCGATTAAAAGAGCTACAATAAACAAAAGTCCATGAAAACAAAATTCAACATAAATAACCTGCTTAGAGAAAACATCAAATCTCTAAAGCCCTATTCATCGGCGAGAGATGAGTACAAAGACGCCAGCACCCAAGAGATGATTTTCTTAGATGCCAATGAAAACCCGTTTCAGAATGGTGTAAATCGCTACCCAGATCCGCAGCAAAACGCTGTAAAGGATTTGTTGTCTGGCATTAAAAATGTGGCTGCAAAAAACATGCTTTTGGGCAATGGAAGTGATGAGATATTAGACCTGTTGTTTAGAGCCTTTTGTGAGCCCAATAAAGACAATATTATAAGCTTACCACCAACTTACGGAATGTATGATGTCTTGGCAAACATCAATGCTGTAGCCAACAAAAAGATCGTATTGACTACTGATTTTCAACCTAAAGTCAACCAGATTTTAGAGTCGGTAGATGCCAATAGTAAACTCTTGTTTTTGTGTTCTCCAAACAACCCATCAGGAAATAGTTTTAGTGTAGAAAGTGTAGAAGAAATCTTGAACAACTTTAATGGCTTGGTGGTTATTGATGAAGCCTATATTGATTTTTCAGCAGAAAAAAGCTGGTTAGAAAGACTGTCAGAATTCCCTAACTTAGTCATTAGTCAAACACTCTCTAAAGCTTATGGAATGGCAGGGATTAGATTAGGTGTTTGTTATGCTTCAGAAGAAATTATAACTGTTTTAAAGCTGATAAAACCGCCTTATAACGTCAATGAATTAACTCAGCAAAAAGCGCTAGAGCGCTTGTTAAATATAGCGAAAGTAGAAAAAGAGGTTTTAGAAATAAAGCGTCAACGAAGCCTTTTGTTAGCGACATTAAAAGAGGTTTCTTGTATTCAAAAAATATACCCAACGGATTGTAACTTTGTTTTGGTACAGGTAGATGATGCTACAAAACGCTACAATCAGTTGATAGAAAAAGGCATCGTTGTAAGAAACAGAACCCATGAGCCTTTGTGTGAAAATTGTTTGCGTTTAACAGTTGGAACCCAAAAAGAAAATGAGAAATTAATCAGTGAACTTTTATCGCTATCGAAATGATAATCGTTTTAACAAAATGTCATTCCGAGTCAATATAGACAAGGAATTTCATTAAGACCAGAGTGGGCTTCTTGAGATTTCTCAATCGCTTAAAAAGCTCATTTCGAAATGACAGTAAAAAGGAGAACAAAAGTACAAGCAACAACGGATTTTCATACCCGTGGTCACGGGAATGACAACATAAAATAACTTCTGACACAAGTTCAGAAACACAAAATAGTAATTGACAGCAAAGATGTTAAAAATGAAAAAAGTATTATTTATAGACAGAGACGGAACCCTAGTACTAGAACCGCCAGTAGATTATCAATTGGATAGCTTAGAAAAGCTAGAGTTCTACCCAAAAGTATTTCAGTACATGGCAAAAATTGCTTCAGAACTAGATTATGAACTGGTGATGGTGACCAATCAAGATGGTTTAGGAACTGATTCTTTTCCAGAAGAAACCTTTTGGCCTGCGCAAAATAAAATTATCTCAGCTTTTGAAAAAGAAGGTGTTGTTTTTTCGGAGATTTTAATCGACAAAACCTTTCCAGAAGAAAATGCTGAAACGCGTAAGCCAAGAACTGGTTTGTTAACTGCATATTTTTCTGAGGACTATGATTTGGAAAATTCGTATGTCTTGGGAGACCGAATTACAGACATGGAATTGGCTAAAAACCTAGGAGCTAAAGGGATTTTCTTAGCTGAAGACCCGCAACTGGGTGCCGATGAAATAGAAACTTCTAGGCAAGAAATTTTAGACTGTATCGCCTTAACAAGCACTGATTGGTCAGAGATTTATGAGTTTTTAAAATTAAAAGATCGCGTAGCAGAAATTACGAGAAACACCAATGAAACCAAGATTTACATCAAGGTAAATTTAGATGGATCTGGAAAAAATGACATCTCAACTGGTTTGTCCTTCTTTGATCATATGCTAGATCAGATAGGTAGGCACGGAGCGATGGATTTAACCATTAAGGTGGATGGCGATTTGGCCGTCGATGAGCACCACACCATAGAAGATACCATGATTGCTCTTGGTGAGTTGTTTAACAAAGCATTGGGTAATAAATTGGGGATTGAGCGCTATGGTTTTTGTTTGCCTATGGACGATTGTTTGGCACAGGTTGCTGTTGATTTTGGCGGTAGAAACTGGTTGGAATGGGATGCAGAATTTAAGAGAGAAAAAATTGGAGACCTGCCAACAGAAATGTTTTTTCACCTCTTTAAATCGTTTACAGATGGCGCAAAATGCAATCTAAACATCAAAGCAGAAGGCATTAATGAGCACCACAAGATTGAAGGGATTTTTAAAGCTTTTGCCAAGGCAATGAAAATGGCTGTAAAAAGAGATCCAAACAAGATGTTTTTACCATCAACCAAAGGAATGCTTTAAATGAGTTGTATGTGCTGCGTTTTAAGTTAGGAGTGATTTTAACTAAACACGAAGTACTAAAAAATAAGAATTACCATGAAAGTCATCATTATAGATTACGGAGCCGGAAACATCAAAAGCATCCAATTTGCTTTTAAAAGATTGGGTGTTGATGCTATTTTATCAAAGGATATAGAAGAAATAAAAACGGCTGATCGCGTTATTTTTCCTGGAGTTGGAGAAGCGAGTTCTGCCATGAGCATGTTGCAGAAAAGTGGTTTAGACCAGCTTATTCCAACACTAACACAACCCGTATTGGGCATTTGTCTAGGCATGCAGCTAATGTGTACTGCTACAGAAGAAGGAAACACGCAAGGCTTGGGTATTTTTAACGTGGAGGTCAAGAAGTTTTCATCGGCGGTAAAAGTTCCGCAAATGGGCTGGAACGAGATTACCCAGTTAAGATCACCGCTGTTTAAAGGGATTAAAGAAAAAGAATATATGTATTTGGTTCATAGTTATTATGCTCAGTTATGTGATGAGGCGATTGCCTGCACCAACTATGAGTTAAACTATGCATCTGCCATGCAAAAAAATAATTTTTACGGTGTGCAGTTTCACCCTGAGAAAAGTGGTTTAGCGGGGGAGCAGATTTTGAAGAATTTTATAGAATTATAGAGCAATGTCATTCCGAACACTACTGAAATCAAAATGT contains:
- the hisB gene encoding bifunctional histidinol-phosphatase/imidazoleglycerol-phosphate dehydratase HisB; amino-acid sequence: MKKVLFIDRDGTLVLEPPVDYQLDSLEKLEFYPKVFQYMAKIASELDYELVMVTNQDGLGTDSFPEETFWPAQNKIISAFEKEGVVFSEILIDKTFPEENAETRKPRTGLLTAYFSEDYDLENSYVLGDRITDMELAKNLGAKGIFLAEDPQLGADEIETSRQEILDCIALTSTDWSEIYEFLKLKDRVAEITRNTNETKIYIKVNLDGSGKNDISTGLSFFDHMLDQIGRHGAMDLTIKVDGDLAVDEHHTIEDTMIALGELFNKALGNKLGIERYGFCLPMDDCLAQVAVDFGGRNWLEWDAEFKREKIGDLPTEMFFHLFKSFTDGAKCNLNIKAEGINEHHKIEGIFKAFAKAMKMAVKRDPNKMFLPSTKGML
- the hisC gene encoding histidinol-phosphate transaminase is translated as MKTKFNINNLLRENIKSLKPYSSARDEYKDASTQEMIFLDANENPFQNGVNRYPDPQQNAVKDLLSGIKNVAAKNMLLGNGSDEILDLLFRAFCEPNKDNIISLPPTYGMYDVLANINAVANKKIVLTTDFQPKVNQILESVDANSKLLFLCSPNNPSGNSFSVESVEEILNNFNGLVVIDEAYIDFSAEKSWLERLSEFPNLVISQTLSKAYGMAGIRLGVCYASEEIITVLKLIKPPYNVNELTQQKALERLLNIAKVEKEVLEIKRQRSLLLATLKEVSCIQKIYPTDCNFVLVQVDDATKRYNQLIEKGIVVRNRTHEPLCENCLRLTVGTQKENEKLISELLSLSK
- the hisH gene encoding imidazole glycerol phosphate synthase subunit HisH, with the protein product MKVIIIDYGAGNIKSIQFAFKRLGVDAILSKDIEEIKTADRVIFPGVGEASSAMSMLQKSGLDQLIPTLTQPVLGICLGMQLMCTATEEGNTQGLGIFNVEVKKFSSAVKVPQMGWNEITQLRSPLFKGIKEKEYMYLVHSYYAQLCDEAIACTNYELNYASAMQKNNFYGVQFHPEKSGLAGEQILKNFIEL
- the hisD gene encoding histidinol dehydrogenase, which codes for MKFINNPEKKDWSKLLERPTKTVDAIEESVLTVFNAVKENGDKAVLKYTEQFDAVVLESLVLSKAAIEEANNLVSSELKAAIELAKNNITKFHAAQKTEKVFVETTAGVQCWQEKKPISKVGLYIPGGSAPLFSTVLMLAIPAQLAGCKEIVLCTPPNKEGMIHPAILYAANLCGVTKIFKVGGIQAIAGMTFGTESIPKVSKIFGPGNQYVTVAKQIATKYGVAIDMPAGPSEVLVVADASANAAFVAADLLSQAEHGADSQVVLVSDAMEMITAVQAELQEQLLALPRKEIAQKALDNSKAILIEDVDVALELINDYAPEHLIIATRNNDFFVANIENAGSIFIGNYTPESAGDYASGTNHTLPTNGFSKAYSGVNLDSFQKSISYQKISKEGLQTIGSAIELMAAAEGLQAHKNAVSIRLKELQ